In the genome of Rhizobium rhizogenes, one region contains:
- a CDS encoding TIGR00730 family Rossman fold protein, translating into MTDKNTAIRSICVYCGSQPGRDPAHMEAGRALGKSIAENGIRLVYGGGTKGIMGAVASGVLSNGGEVTGIIPEFLVDMEATRHSLGQLNELVVTKDMHERKHMMFERSDAFVTLPGGVGTLEEIVEIMTWAQLGRHAKPMVFANINGFWNPMLELVQHMRDQGFIHRAHLLNPLVIDEVKDIVPAIIDRALAQQNPEGDPSVISRL; encoded by the coding sequence ATGACGGACAAAAATACAGCGATTCGATCCATCTGCGTTTATTGCGGCTCCCAGCCCGGTCGTGATCCGGCCCATATGGAAGCAGGCCGTGCGCTTGGGAAATCCATTGCCGAAAACGGCATTCGCCTCGTTTATGGCGGCGGCACCAAGGGCATCATGGGCGCAGTCGCCAGCGGTGTTCTTTCCAATGGCGGCGAAGTGACCGGCATCATACCGGAATTTCTCGTCGATATGGAGGCAACCCGCCATTCTCTCGGACAATTGAACGAGCTTGTTGTCACCAAAGACATGCATGAGCGCAAACATATGATGTTCGAGCGCTCGGACGCCTTCGTGACCCTGCCGGGCGGTGTCGGCACGCTGGAGGAGATCGTCGAGATCATGACCTGGGCGCAGCTTGGCCGCCACGCCAAGCCGATGGTCTTTGCCAATATCAACGGCTTCTGGAACCCGATGCTGGAACTGGTGCAGCATATGCGCGACCAGGGTTTCATCCATCGCGCCCATCTTTTGAACCCGCTTGTCATCGACGAGGTCAAGGACATCGTGCCCGCCATCATCGACAGGGCGCTGGCGCAGCAGAACCCGGAGGGTGACCCTTCGGTGATTTCCCGCCTCTAG
- the pip gene encoding prolyl aminopeptidase, whose protein sequence is MTEELRGLYPEIEPFETGMLDVGDGHTIYWERVGTRGAKPAVFLHGGPGGGVNPTHRRVFDPALYDVILFDQRGCGRSTPHAELEANTTWHLVADIERLRALCGFEKWLVFGGSWGSTLALAYAETHPDRVSELVLRGIYTVTRPELDWYYQFGVSEMYPDRWENFIAPIPQAERGEMMQAYNRYLTGTDEAKKLECAKAWSQWEGATIALVTDTDRVEDFGEDKYAIAFARIENHFFVNGGWLEDGQLLRDAGKLKDIPGVIVHGRYDMPCPLKYAWQLAKAWPKADFHIIEAAGHAMSEPGILDQLIRANDRFAGK, encoded by the coding sequence ATGACAGAAGAATTGCGCGGCCTTTACCCCGAGATCGAACCTTTCGAGACCGGTATGCTCGATGTCGGCGACGGCCACACGATCTATTGGGAACGGGTGGGCACACGCGGTGCGAAGCCGGCGGTTTTCCTGCATGGCGGTCCGGGCGGTGGCGTCAATCCCACGCATCGCCGGGTTTTTGATCCCGCGCTTTACGACGTCATCCTGTTCGACCAGCGCGGCTGCGGCCGCTCCACGCCGCATGCGGAGCTGGAAGCCAACACCACCTGGCATCTCGTTGCCGATATCGAAAGGCTGCGCGCGCTTTGCGGTTTTGAAAAATGGCTGGTTTTCGGCGGTTCCTGGGGTTCGACGCTGGCGCTCGCCTATGCCGAGACCCATCCGGACCGCGTCAGCGAACTGGTCCTGCGCGGCATCTACACCGTCACCAGGCCGGAACTGGACTGGTACTACCAGTTCGGCGTTTCCGAAATGTATCCCGACCGCTGGGAAAATTTCATCGCGCCTATCCCGCAAGCCGAACGCGGCGAGATGATGCAGGCCTATAACCGCTATCTTACCGGCACCGACGAGGCAAAGAAGCTCGAATGCGCCAAGGCATGGAGCCAGTGGGAAGGTGCGACCATCGCGCTCGTTACCGATACCGACCGTGTCGAGGATTTCGGCGAGGATAAATACGCCATCGCTTTCGCCCGCATCGAGAACCACTTTTTCGTCAATGGCGGCTGGCTGGAGGACGGGCAATTGCTGCGCGACGCCGGCAAGCTGAAAGATATTCCCGGCGTCATCGTGCATGGACGTTATGACATGCCCTGCCCGCTGAAATATGCCTGGCAGCTGGCCAAGGCCTGGCCGAAGGCGGATTTCCACATCATCGAGGCAGCCGGACACGCGATGAGCGAGCCGGGCATTCTTGACCAGCTGATTCGCGCAAATGATCGTTTTGCGGGGAAATAA
- the rarD gene encoding EamA family transporter RarD translates to MALDKTLPAQEGGDSARGFAFALSAYLLWGFLPFYMKAVAHISPIEVIVHRVIWSVPIAAVVLIALGRTAEIRTALKNPKMLAMASLTAALISINWGVYIWSIGAGRTLDAALGYFINPLFSIFLGAVLLKEKLYPAQIAAISLVAVAVAILTWHAGSLPWVSIALTVSWGFYAFFRKTLPIGATQGFLLEVMLLSIPAVLVMIWLAFSGQAHFMGGNSADTWLLAASGVITAVPLILYGNGAKLLRLSTIGIMQYIAPTMIFLIAIFIFKEPFDMVRMAAFAMIWVALAIYTGSSLMRLKR, encoded by the coding sequence ATGGCACTCGACAAAACGCTCCCGGCCCAAGAGGGCGGCGATAGCGCGCGCGGTTTTGCTTTCGCGCTCTCCGCTTATCTGCTGTGGGGCTTTCTCCCCTTTTACATGAAGGCGGTCGCGCATATTTCGCCGATCGAAGTTATCGTGCATCGCGTCATCTGGTCGGTGCCGATCGCGGCGGTCGTGCTGATCGCGCTCGGGCGCACGGCGGAAATCCGCACGGCACTGAAAAACCCGAAAATGCTGGCCATGGCGAGCCTTACCGCCGCCCTCATCAGCATCAACTGGGGTGTCTATATCTGGTCGATCGGCGCCGGCCGCACGCTTGACGCCGCACTTGGCTATTTCATCAATCCGCTGTTCAGCATCTTCCTTGGCGCAGTGCTGCTGAAGGAAAAGCTCTACCCGGCGCAGATTGCCGCCATCAGCCTCGTGGCGGTGGCGGTGGCGATTCTCACCTGGCACGCCGGCAGCCTGCCCTGGGTCTCCATCGCGCTGACTGTCTCGTGGGGCTTTTACGCTTTCTTCCGCAAGACATTGCCGATCGGCGCGACGCAGGGATTCCTGCTGGAAGTCATGCTGCTGTCCATCCCCGCCGTGCTGGTCATGATCTGGCTTGCCTTCAGTGGACAGGCGCATTTCATGGGCGGCAATTCCGCAGACACATGGCTTCTGGCCGCAAGCGGCGTGATCACCGCCGTTCCCCTCATTCTCTATGGCAATGGCGCAAAACTGCTGCGGCTGTCGACCATCGGCATCATGCAATATATCGCGCCGACGATGATCTTCCTCATCGCCATCTTCATCTTCAAGGAACCCTTCGACATGGTGCGGATGGCGGCGTTTGCGATGATCTGGGTGGCGCTGGCGATCTATACCGGCTCGAGCCTGATGCGGCTCAAGCGATAA
- a CDS encoding GFA family protein: MSEAGFSGGCQCGAVRFHAGKLGRASICHCRMCQKHFGNFFGALVSADQAHLAWTRGQPALFRSSAKIHRGFCNKCGTPLTYHYPGGVEIAIGAFDEPERIEPQVQVNFHKRMPWIEQLFSKPAVEQGVDEAEITSYQHPDHDTQVWPPEEGR, encoded by the coding sequence ATGAGTGAAGCGGGCTTTTCCGGCGGATGCCAGTGCGGCGCCGTGCGTTTTCACGCCGGCAAGCTTGGCCGGGCCTCCATCTGCCATTGCCGCATGTGCCAGAAACATTTCGGCAATTTCTTCGGCGCGCTGGTCAGCGCCGATCAGGCGCATCTGGCCTGGACACGCGGCCAGCCAGCCCTCTTCCGCTCCTCGGCAAAAATCCATCGCGGTTTCTGCAACAAATGCGGCACGCCGCTGACCTATCATTATCCCGGCGGCGTGGAGATCGCCATCGGCGCTTTCGATGAGCCGGAGCGTATCGAGCCGCAGGTGCAGGTCAATTTCCACAAGCGCATGCCGTGGATCGAGCAGCTCTTCAGCAAGCCGGCGGTGGAACAGGGCGTCGACGAGGCGGAGATCACCTCCTATCAGCACCCGGATCACGACACGCAGGTATGGCCGCCGGAAGAAGGCCGCTGA
- a CDS encoding penicillin-binding protein 2: MIAFVVRLKSRAHFIIQRSPLRGREAVLGAAARRRVDARMRLGIVIAVFTVIYAVVAARLVQYGLAEPVATAWINTGATAVASRPDIVDRNGKLLATDLNMVSLYADPRRVVDPDEVVEKLATVIPNLDWRETHRRLRSDSGFQWLRRQLTPRQQADILNLGIPGIGFRPEKRRFYPGGPTASHIIGHVNVDNQGLAGMERYLDQQGLADLRATGLASGMALEPVKLSIDLRVQNIVREIVMKAKNDYQAEAAGAVILDVETGEVLAMASVPDYDPNEPSRTLADGSIDREYEKGWFNRMSNATFEMGSTFKSFTLAMGLDAGAITLNSVVDASRPIRMGGFTIKDFWGKNRPLSIAEVFQYSSNIGTAAVADMVGVEGHQQFLTKLGLLSRMETEMPGVATPTQPRTWKKINSVTISFGHGIATTPLQTAVAAAALINGGNLISPTFLSRSREDAATVSRAVIKGKTSADMRYLFNWNGIKGSGRRAQVDGFHVGGKTGTADKVINGRYAKDINFNSFVAAFPMHRPRYVVLSMIDAPKTGENGGRTAASTAAPMIREIVAQTAALLGVKPRFGYEAESQLLMDY, from the coding sequence ATGATAGCTTTTGTGGTGCGGCTTAAAAGCCGGGCGCATTTCATTATTCAGAGAAGCCCGCTGCGGGGCAGGGAGGCCGTTCTTGGTGCCGCCGCCCGCCGCCGGGTGGATGCCCGGATGAGGCTGGGCATCGTGATCGCCGTCTTTACCGTCATCTATGCCGTCGTGGCCGCGCGCCTCGTTCAATATGGCCTTGCGGAACCGGTTGCCACCGCCTGGATCAATACGGGTGCCACAGCCGTCGCGTCGCGGCCGGATATTGTCGACCGCAACGGCAAATTGCTGGCCACCGATCTCAACATGGTGTCGCTCTACGCGGATCCGCGCCGGGTGGTCGATCCGGATGAGGTGGTGGAAAAACTCGCGACTGTCATCCCCAATCTCGACTGGCGCGAAACGCACCGCAGATTGCGCTCGGATAGCGGCTTCCAGTGGCTGCGCCGCCAACTCACACCCCGGCAGCAGGCGGATATCCTCAATCTCGGCATACCCGGCATCGGTTTTCGGCCGGAAAAACGGCGATTTTATCCGGGTGGCCCGACCGCCTCGCACATTATCGGCCATGTGAACGTCGACAATCAGGGCCTTGCCGGCATGGAGCGTTATCTCGACCAGCAGGGGCTCGCCGATCTGCGCGCCACCGGTCTTGCGAGCGGCATGGCGCTGGAGCCGGTGAAACTGTCGATCGATCTGCGGGTGCAGAACATCGTTCGTGAGATCGTCATGAAGGCGAAAAACGACTATCAGGCGGAAGCGGCGGGCGCGGTGATCCTCGATGTGGAGACGGGCGAGGTGCTGGCCATGGCCTCGGTGCCGGACTACGACCCCAACGAACCGTCCCGCACCCTTGCCGATGGCAGCATCGACAGGGAGTATGAAAAGGGCTGGTTCAACCGCATGAGCAACGCCACCTTCGAGATGGGCTCCACCTTCAAGAGCTTCACGCTCGCCATGGGGCTGGATGCGGGCGCGATCACGCTCAATTCGGTGGTCGACGCATCGCGGCCGATCCGCATGGGCGGCTTCACCATCAAGGATTTCTGGGGCAAGAACCGCCCGCTTTCAATCGCGGAAGTGTTTCAATATTCCTCCAACATCGGCACGGCGGCCGTCGCCGACATGGTCGGTGTCGAAGGCCACCAGCAATTCCTGACGAAACTCGGATTGCTGTCGCGCATGGAGACCGAAATGCCCGGCGTGGCGACGCCAACCCAGCCGAGGACGTGGAAGAAGATCAATTCCGTCACCATTTCCTTCGGACACGGTATCGCCACCACGCCGCTGCAGACGGCGGTTGCCGCCGCAGCGCTCATCAATGGCGGAAACCTGATTTCACCGACCTTCCTGTCGCGTTCAAGGGAAGATGCGGCAACGGTTTCCCGTGCCGTCATCAAGGGAAAGACCAGCGCCGATATGCGTTATCTTTTCAACTGGAACGGTATCAAGGGCTCCGGCAGGCGTGCGCAGGTCGATGGTTTCCATGTGGGCGGCAAGACCGGAACCGCCGACAAGGTCATCAATGGCCGATACGCCAAGGATATCAATTTCAACAGTTTCGTCGCCGCCTTCCCGATGCACAGGCCGAGATATGTCGTTCTATCGATGATCGATGCGCCGAAGACGGGTGAGAATGGCGGCCGCACGGCAGCCTCCACCGCAGCGCCGATGATCCGCGAAATCGTCGCCCAGACGGCAGCGCTCCTCGGTGTCAAACCGCGTTTCGGTTACGAAGCGGAATCGCAATTGCTGATGGATTATTGA
- a CDS encoding GFA family protein, translating to MDELTGFSGGCQCGAVRYRIKGGLRYPHLCHCRTCQKASGNYFMPLAASTLTQFEMTRGEASWFRSSDHVRRGFCGRCGTPLFYDVPGADFINITLGSLDEPQRVKPEAQSNLAGKMHWFAELDGLPVEPEPATDDAPAPVNSRQHPDHDTAKWPPEDSDT from the coding sequence ATGGACGAACTGACGGGCTTTTCCGGCGGATGCCAGTGCGGCGCGGTGCGTTACCGGATCAAGGGCGGGTTGCGTTATCCCCATCTGTGCCATTGCCGCACGTGCCAGAAGGCGTCGGGCAATTATTTCATGCCGCTTGCGGCAAGTACCCTCACGCAGTTTGAGATGACCCGCGGCGAGGCATCATGGTTCCGGTCCTCCGACCATGTGCGCCGCGGTTTCTGCGGTCGTTGCGGCACGCCGCTCTTTTATGACGTGCCGGGGGCCGACTTCATCAACATTACCCTCGGTTCGCTGGACGAGCCGCAGCGGGTAAAACCCGAGGCGCAGTCCAATCTTGCCGGCAAGATGCACTGGTTCGCCGAGCTTGACGGCTTGCCGGTCGAGCCGGAACCTGCAACGGATGACGCGCCCGCGCCGGTGAACAGCCGGCAGCATCCGGACCATGACACGGCCAAATGGCCACCAGAGGATAGTGACACATGA